A genomic window from Pungitius pungitius chromosome 12, fPunPun2.1, whole genome shotgun sequence includes:
- the tcf20 gene encoding transcription factor 20 isoform X4, translating to MTDDYAGMQQQSLHRGHHHPSQASHMLAYSARNRGAVEASPTQSNVHSGNSSNPYRKDAMDYYFSMAGKERHRRGGMAYGAGFGYPNIDGHIPHQYRHAGSGSAPASGLMSPYPVDYGSSVGSSGGAGVGGFSPSHQYNMSQNAAMQSVPGSQMQHRQLGQAFPAVHHGQQHRSYPHSGHRMTPQYSHYSPQGAASTGSSGMYSPPPQRYLDGAAGAGFDPKVNNSPNVNSSSNSISSSVAANNVGPMENVQQSYHASNYPGYSQQTLSLHKQATLQHRNSQHNLGVGYDNSLKMQHQGPSPGSVYAKHHQASNPSIPQAASQEIAKSPMHPNAQQAQMNQNFSPISNPSPAASAVHSPSCSSSPSPLMGVTEVHANPSGHGPSHHPSSNPRSSHGQGRLLQTMPQLSPTPNSNSSISSGGSGGSHKAHSIGGSSVPPTSRNKLGLGAGVGSRDDGSSIYSSSPLDKMQDAALNSLNALSSQVANLPNTVQHMVLTDSVLSQKKGKDVGQMQQATHGAPPSQPRSRNASAASSTSTVKDGSAPGIGDGASLDAEEDSSRILVGGSSVTKVEREEQLSEGEHGRVRQMSGASSGSEPTGYPLASESETQTGLTSAKELNVSETKANETRASLSSSSPAFGCPSILHSKPPVSSPPSSTSASVPPLQPNCISEPGLTYGDHRGGHRKTAEIKSEVIKNENEGPLDKLEKGRLQMQRGGEVNSKNCQDKENRLHTASRLHSNERGEKHTSEELQSASNVGVIVSARSEGSQNEKSKHPQGNCIEEKHSFLRESSSHNGEEGVDLSLYSSPHQKSNFGRPQNPPQSGPHKYVYPESTYGSDLTMKSRGRAGPVGVMESNSRYLGYQQSQAGYGHVHPKDASSATEALVKRGQGVGAKGQEDHLQQFPSLLQEVLQGYNLDRRYGRPEQAFPSHQQVQQPFQTRHSYGINEALAHSGQIGGTLKHPQPNQRHGSEPSFATDTQSSVRSDVPITKIMQNADKNDMGVSYGHLTQATESQQPPTKHINLADYSLPQRKASSNVSTPPSAVQELLLQEPEPLTGIMGQTESQKSSGSILAPSERRSVICDVSPNRRGTPERESDREREKSEASVIQQPFSSPAAASDMSKKDIGEKQVVKIEMASKKAALDAANLPPAHHGVGCADDAEMEYHSKSGHSSVVINADPYRRGNVDIPSLPSHPLSANPLSSPSRHKSYLHGVDLSTGSGNSFPAYRFGDIREANMIPRPHNPHFSSHHPYHNLSPQAQSTNKLQMYAHPRGAPHHPHDMNDWVKAMNRPSKEMMLLPGSSPGRHKVSQAEARQRMVSQTDMPVELLATKTLHHQGAFFDLKMWESTHSGRDGARMMEGESFYRTQAPPPPPSAPVASHVPILPQMSHGLNAAEPGVPRGAAEDAKHPCPPPPPISAKPSANMTSTQPQVSRQTKASGSGDTNPLMLRRRVRSFISPIPAKRQLQDVSQQRAATNSHHSPGAQSESSYHNEDDSSSDIPCPRLSSPLPGENTYSQSLSPSSGITRAMPPKKGRGLKLEAIVQKITPNIKKPAVHVDDDSNHYPGFSHSEMLPFNDSQDQDMSHFPRGVGGDDSYMDESHSLNDIISFRGVDETGPLPPSAYPCEHHQASRALKQDFDFGLGSTVSSASGDKEDFALLGPLPPPPPLPRPVQGSPPPSSSALSDIQHFTNTYQQLETRRGEQSAANLLRQKLQESGMGFDDYPGSDYYGGTPPHHNQAQGHMLNRPHQMSSGRSSLSPQDPKLHDSSVPKGYFPSGKKKGRPVGSVNKQKRAQNQAQSPGQGQPQAQVQSTTPSAPSVPTEPTTADATTPPLVPTTSSTPPPTAPPLCDGNNSPPLTPPILTQIVKVDVESEDTQPVIEVKPVRRRRRGGKDENETLEARGRQRRRRRAPGPTAPSVAKVDPDPPLGGGASPGPNRVFVDPNRKGPFVPHIHVENKIPEIGAVCIIVNAEEEKLKGERSAVGGKVGGNGIDSPSAPAPFSQLSRRDRELEKRETDEAETILPSGKALPSTGYIVTGPVITETHHTGRLLCCLCQKWANYKHLGDLYGPFYPAEYAAKLPKNIPQVRQCQAPIGTSKTGQNSDMSSSALRANPDTQTQEAQFIQPPTVSDYAMSQETNPVFLPAKVRTAPTAAGEEMMMHMTGKFSNASSSSSSFFSSYISKTTPSLTWDMNLDIRPIPKLKREPELDTDKEHPPIQQQQQQTDEAQQRPQHRKLTSHPRFKRRHKSSEDSPRMVPSNSKASLPFQPPPPALDSLGPLAQLAQLPQMPMDPEELWVHEGCMVWTSGVYLVNGRLYGLQEALDGARETCCSYCEMVGSTLGCYSKGCTLRYHYLCAIEADCSLNKDNFSLRCPKHKFSFHATPSLSPLLLPPSFSLPRASGLPSQCTWSSQREAERNAEEEETPQSWSFWSIED from the exons ATGACAGACGATTACGCAGGGATGCAACAGCAGAGCCTGCACAGAGGCCATCATCACCCCAGTCAAGCCAGCCACATGCTTGCGTACAGTGCTCGAAACAGAGGTGCTGTGGAGGCATCGCCAACACAGAGTAACGTTCACAGCGGCAACTCTAGCAACCCCTACAGGAAGGACGCCATGGATTACTATTTTTCCATGGCAGGAAAGGAAAGACACAGGAGGGGAGGCATGGCATATGGGGCAGGGTTTGGGTACCCTAATATCGATGGACATATACCTCACCAGTATCGACATGCCGGATCTGGCTCTGCACCAGCATCCGGCTTGATGTCACCATATCCTGTAGACTACGGCTCAAGTGTTGGTTCTAGTGGAGGTGCTGGTGTTGGAGGGTTCTCTCCTTCACATCAGTACAATATGAGTCAGAATGCTGCAATGCAGTCAGTGCCAGGTTCTCAGATGCAACATCGCCAGCTTGGACAAGCCTTCCCAGCTGTTCACCATGGACAGCAGCATAGGAGCTATCCGCACTCTGGGCACAGAATGACCCCTCAGTACTCTCACTACTCACCGCAGGGTGCAGCATCCACAGGGTCATCAGGAATGTACAGCCCTCCTCCACAGAGATACCTTGACGGGGCTGCTGGTGCGGGGTTTGATCCCAAAGTCAACAATTCCCCCAATGTCAACTCTAGTTCAAATTCAATCTCCAGTTCAGTTGCTGCTAACAATGTGGGGCCAATGGAGAATGTTCAGCAGAGTTACCATGCATCAAATTACCCTGGCTATTCCCAACAGACACTTTCGCTTCACAAGCAAGCCACACTACAGCACCGCAACTCGCAGCACAATTTAGGGGTAGGCTACGACAACTCTCTCAAGATGCAGCACCAGGGCCCATCTCCAGGCTCTGTCTATGCTAAACATCATCAAGCATCCAATCCCAGTATACCTCAAGCAGCATCTCAAGAAATAGCCAAATCCCCAATGCATCCCAATGCTCAACAAGCCCAAATGAACCAAAACTTTAGCCCGATATCCAACCCCTCACCAGCTGCCTCTGCAGTGCATTCCCCAAGTTGTagctcctctccttcccctttgATGGGCGTCACAGAGGTACATGCAAACCCCTCAGGTCATGGTCCATCGCATCATCCTTCGTCGAACCCCCGTAGCAGCCATGGTCAAGGTAGATTACTGCAGACCATGCCACAATTAAGTCCCACACCCAACTCAAATAGCAGCATCAGTAGTGGTGGTAGCGGAGGCAGTCATAAAGCTCACAGCATTGGAGGGAGCAGTGTGCCTCCAACGAGCCGAAACAAATTGGGTTTAGGGGCAGGAGTTGGATCGCGAGACGATGGCTCATCTATTTATTCATCCTCTCCACTAGACAAAATGCAAGATGCTGCCCTGAATAGTCTTAATGCCTTGAGCTCACAAGTTGCCAATTTACCAAACACAGTACAGCACATGGTTCTCACCGATTCAGTGCTTTCACAGAAGAAGGGGAAGGATGTGGGCCAGATGCAACAGGCAACGCATGGCGCGCCACCATCACAACCAAGGAGTCGAAATGCAAGTGCAGCCTCAAGCACTAGCACAGTTAAAGACGGAAGTGCTCCCGGGATTGGTGATGGTGCCAGTTTAGATGCTGAGGAAGACTCCTCACGAATTTTAGTTGGAGGCTCGTCGGTGACCAAGGTGGAAAGGGAGGAGCAGTTATCTGAAGGGGAACATGGGAGGGTGAGGCAGATGAGTGGTGCAAGCAGTGGATCTGAACCAACTGGCTATCCCCTTGCCTCTGAGAGTGAAACACAGACTGGTCTAACATCCGCTAAAGAACTAAATGTTTCTGAAACGAAAGCAAATGAGACACGCGCATCCCTTTCATCGTCATCCCCAGCTTTTGGATGTCCGTCAATTTTACATTCAAAACCTCCAGTTTCCTCCCCCCCATCATCCACATCTGCCAgtgttcctcctctgcagccaaATTGTATCTCCGAGCCTGGTCTGACATACGGTGACCACAGAGGTGGCCATCGGAAgacagcagaaataaaaagtgaggtcatcaaaaatgaaaatgaaggcCCGCTCGACAAACTGGAGAAAGGCCGTCTTCAAATGCAGCGAGGTGGAGAAGTCAATTCAAAAAATTGccaggacaaagaaaacaggtTGCATACTGCATCGAGATTACACAGCAAtgagaggggagaaaaacacaCGTCTGAGGAGCTCCAGAGTGCTAGTAACGTTGGTGTGATTGTTTCAGCTCGGTCTGAGGGaagtcaaaatgaaaaaagcaaGCATCCCCAAGGCAACTGCATAGAAGAAAAACACTCTTTCCTGAGAGAGTCGAGCAGCCATAATGGAGAGGAAGGTGTAGATCTGAGTTTATATTCCTCACCTCACCAAAAATCGAATTTTGGACGGCCCCAAAATCCTCCCCAGTCTGGGCCGCATAAATATGTCTATCCAGAATCAACATATGGCTCAGATTTGACAATGAAAAGCCGAGGGAGGGCTGGCCCGGTGGGTGTGATGGAATCAAATTCCAGATACTTAGGGTATCAACAATCCCAAGCTGGTTATGGCCATGTGCATCCAAAAGATGCTAGTTCTGCAACAGAGGCTTTGGTAAAGAGAGGGCAAGGCGTAGGAGCTAAAGGTCAGGAAGATCATTTGCAGCAATTTCCAAGTCTTTTGCAAGAGGTTCTTCAAGGTTACAATTTAGATAGACGCTATGGCAGACCGGAGCAGGCCTTCCCGTCCCATCAGCAAGTTCAACAACCGTTTCAAACTAGACACTCGTATGGCATAAATGAGGCTTTGGCTCATTCCGGACAGATTGGTGGCACTTTGAAGCATCCACAGCCAAACCAGAGGCACGGAAGCGAGCCTAGTTTTGCCACAGATACTCAGTCTTCAGTGAGGTCTGATGTACCTATTACTAAGATAATGCAAAATGCTGACAAAAATGACATGGGTGTGTCCTATGGCCATTTGACACAGGCTACGGAGTCTCAGCAACCCCCAACAAAGCATATAAACTTGGCCGACTACTCTCTCCCACAGAGAAAAGCCTCATCAAATGTGTCCACTCCACCCTCTGCTGTGCAGGAGCTCCTGTTGCAAGAGCCAGAGCCGCTAACGGGCATCATGGGTCAGACAGAGTCTCAAAAATCATCAGGCTCCATATTAGCCCCATCAGAGCGGCGCTCTGTCATCTGTGATGTGTCACCAAACCGACGCGGTACTCCAGAAAGGGAAAGTGACAGAGAGCGGGAGAAAAGTGAAGCCTCTGTAATTCAACAGCCATTTTCCTCTCCAGCAGCTGCCAGTGATATGAGTAAAAAAGATATTGGAGAGAAACAAGTGGTGAAAATTGAAATGGCATCAAAGAAGGCTGCCTTGGACGCTGCAAACCTACCACCTGCTCATCATGGTGTTGGTTGCGCTGATGATGCTGAGATGGAGTATCATTCCAAGTCTGGTCATTCATCTGTTGTGATAAATGCTGACCCCTACAGGCGAGGTAATGTGGATATTCCATCCTTACCTTCTCATCCTTTGAGCGCTAACCCTTTATCTTCACCTTCAAGGCATAAGTCTTACCTTCATGGTGTTGATTTATCAACTGGCAGTGGCAACAGCTTTCCTGCCTATCGATTTGGAGATATACGAGAAGCCAATATGATACCACGCCCCCACAACCCCCATTTTTCCTCCCACCATCCGTACCACAATTTATCCCCCCAGGCGCAGTCCACAAATAAGCTTCAGATGTATGCTCACCCTCGTGGCGCCCCTCATCACCCCCATGATATGAACGATTGGGTGAAAGCAATGAACAGGCCATCAAAGGAGATGATGCTGCTTCCTGGTTCTTCTCCAGGAAGACATAAGGTCAGCCAAGCAGAAGCAAGGCAGAGGATGGTCTCACAAACCGACATGCCCGTTGAGCTGCTCGCAACCAAAACACTCCATCATCAAGGCGCtttctttgatttaaaaatgtgggAGTCAACACACTCCGGAAGAGACGGTGCTAGAATGATGGAGGGAGAATCGTTTTACAGAACACAagcgcctcctccccctccctctgctcctgtaGCTTCACACGTTCCCATTCTACCACAAATGAGTCATGGCCTAAATGCTGCTGAACCGGGGGTCCCCAGAGGAGCCGCAGAGGACGCCAAACATCCCTGCCCACCTCCCCCGCCCATATCCGCAAAGCCTTCTGCCAACATGACCTCCACGCAGCCACAGGTGTCGCGTCAGACTAAAGCCAGCGGTTCTGGCGACACAAATCCGCTAATGTTGCGAAGGAGAGTTCGTTCTTTCATCTCTCCCATTCCTGCCAAAAGGCAACTCCAGGATGTGTCTCAGCAGAGAGCTGCAACAAATTCACACCATTCGCCTGGGGCTCAGTCTGAGTCAAGCTATCACAATGAAGACGACTCTAGTTCAGATATCCCATGTCCCAGGCTTTCTTCCCCTCTGCCTGGAGAGAATACCTACTCGCAATCTCTATCTCCATCAAGTGGTATTACCAGGGCTATGCCTCCCAAAAAAGGCAGAGGTTTGAAACTAGAGGCAATAGTGCAGAAAATCACACCAAATATTAAAAAGCCAGCAGTACATGTCGATGATGACTCGAATCATTATCCAGGCTTCTCTCACTCTGAGATGCTGCCGTTTAATGATTCCCAGGACCAAGACATGTCACATTTCCCACGTGGTGTAGGAGGGGACGATAGTTACATGGACGAAAGTCATTCATTAAACGACATTATTTCCTTCAGAGGAGTTGATGAGACTGGGCCTTTACCTCCATCTGCCTACCCGTGTGAGCATCATCAGGCGTCCCGAGCCCTAAAACAAGACTTTGACTTTGGATTAGGATCCACTGTTTCATCAGCATCAGGTGACAAGGAGGATTTCGCTTTGCTTGGACCGttaccccctcctccacctcttcctcgcCCGGTCCAGggttccccccctccatcttcGTCTGCCCTGTCGGACATTCAGCATTTCACCAACACTTATCAGCAGCTCGAGACAAGAAGAGGGGAGCAGTCTGCAGCTAACCTCCTTCGACAGAAACTTCAAGAATCTGGCATGGGATTTGATGATTATCCCGGCAGTGACTACTACGGAGGCACTCCACCCCACCATAATCAGGCACAGGGGCACATGCTGAACAGGCCACATCAGATGTCCTCTGGCAGGTCCAGCCTGTCGCCACAAGATCCCAAACTGCACGACAGTTCCGTGCCTAAAGGTTATTTCCCATCAGGCAAAAAGAAGGGGAGGCCCGTAGGCAGtgtgaataaacaaaaaagggCCCAGAATCAAGCCCAATCACCAGGGCAGGGTCAGCCCCAAGCCCAAGTTCAGAGCACAACTCCAAGTGCTCCCTCAGTCCCAACCGAGCCAACCACAGCGGATGCAACAACCCCACCATTGGTGCCAACTACGAGCAGCACACCGCCCCCCACAGCCCCTCCTCTGTGTGACGGTAACAACTCGCCACCACTGACCCCGCCCATTTTAACCCAGATCGTGAAAGTGGATGTTGAGAGTGAGGATACGCAGCCAGTTATCGAGGTCAAGCCTGTGCGAAGGAGACGCAGAGGTGGGAAAGATGAGAATGAGACGCTGGAGGCCAGAGGGCGACAGAGGAGGCGaaggagagcacctgggccGACGGCACCATCGGTGGCCAAAGTCGACCCAGATCCCCCTTTAGGGGGAGGAGCGAGCCCCGGCCCTAATAGAGTATTTGTGGACCCGAATAGAAAGGGTCCGTTTGTTCCGCACATACACGTGGAGAACAAAATACCAGAGATTGGTGCGGTGTGCATCATCGTAaatgctgaggaggagaagctgaaagGGGAACGTAGTGCAGTCGGAGGGAAAGTGGGGGGGAATGGGATCGATTCTCCCTCCGCCCCAGCTCCTTTCTCCCAGTTATctaggagagacagagagttgGAGAAAAGGGAGACGGATGAAGCGGAGACAATACTTCCGTCGGGAAAAGCGCTCCCCTCCACTGGCTATATTGTTACAGGCCCGGTGATCACAGAGACCCATCACACTGGCCGCCTGCTCTGCTGCTTGTGTCAGAAATGGGCAAATTACAAACACCTTGGCGATCTTTACGGCCCTTTCTATCCAGCCGAATATGCAGCAAAGCTCCCCAAGAATATACCACAGGTTCGACAATGTCAAGCGCCCATTGGCACAAGCAAAACGGGACAAAACTCAGACATGAGCTCAAGCGCTCTGAGGGCCAACCCGGACACGCAAACGCAAGAAGCTCAGTTCATCCAGCCCCCCACTGTCAGTGACTACGCCATGAGCCAAGAGACAAACCCTGTTTTTCTCCCCGCCAAAGTCAGAACGGCCCCGACAGCCGCCGGAGAGGAAATGATGATGCACATGACTGGCAAGTTCAGTAAtgcctcgtcgtcgtcgtcctccttcttctcctcctacATCAGTAAAACAACACCGTCCCTCACCTGGGACATGAATCTCGACATCCGGCCTATCCCGAAGTTGAAGAGGGAGCCAGAACTTGATACCGACAAGGAACATCCGCcaatccagcagcagcagcagcaaacagacgAAGCTCAGCAACGACCTCAACACAGAAAGCTGACCTCACACCCCCGCTTTAAAAGGAGGCACAAATCTAGTGAGGATTCCCCCAGAATGGTGCCTTCCAACAGTAAGGCGTCTCTGCCCTtccagccccctccccctgccttgGACTCCCTGGGACCTTTGGCACAACTTGCCCAGCTGCCTCAGATGCCGATGGACCCAGAGGAGCTGTGGGTCCATGAGGGATGCATGGTGTGGACCAGCGGGGTGTATCTGGTCAACGGGAGACTGTACGGTCTGCAAGAGGCATTAGATGGCGCCAGAGAAACG TGCTGCTCCTACTGTGAAATGGTTGGCTCGACCCTGGGCTGCTACAGCAAAGGCTGTACGCTGCGCTACCACTACCTGTGCGCCATTGAAGCAG ATTGCTCTCTGAACAAAGACAACTTCTCCCTGCGGTGTCCAAAGCACAAG TTTTCCTTCCATgctactccctctctctcccccctcctcctgcctccttcGTTCAGTTTACCCAGAGCATCCGGCCTGCCAAGCCAGTGTACCTGGAGCAGtcagagagaggctgagagaaacgcagaagaggaagagacacCACAGTCTTGGAGCT TTTGGTCAATAGAAGACTGA